ATCCTGAAAACGTTGTATCGAACCCGGCCAGGGAATTTCTGAAAAACCTGCCGGCGGCCTGGGACGACATTCGGTTCATCGACGGCGAGCCCGGCAAGTTCGCAGTGGTTGCGCGGCGAAAGGGGGGCGACTGGTGGATTGCCGGCATCAATGCCGATGTTCCGCGAGAGATCGCCCTGAAGCTGGACTTCCTGAAAGAAGGAACATACAGGACAACTTTATATCATGACGGAAAACCGGCCTCGCCGGATGCTGGTGCGAAGGATCTGCCGTTTGTTGCTGATCCGGTTGAAATCAATGCCGGGAAGCCGCTGACAGTGCAGATGCCTGCCGGCGGCGGGTTCGGTATGGTGTTGAAAGACAGCGCGAAGAAGTGATTAGTACTACAAGTATTGAGAATCGATCTGGAGAACCAACCCCCATTTCCCCAGCCCTCCGGTCCGGTCACCGGCTCTTCCAACGGCCTTCACCTCAAAAGCAAATTCCTACCCGCATTGTTCACTCCGGTATGCAATCAAACCCCAACCACAACCCCGAGGAACCGGATGCGTTCATTGCGCTCGTCCGGCCGCGGGCCGGGCGGCCCTATCCCGGAAGCAGTATAATCTGGATGCGAGAATAAAGGAACATGATTGTGAAAGTTGATGTTGTGCAGAGCCAGACGGCAACCAGCGGCGATTTGCCATACCCTGCCAATCGGCCTCCTTTGCAGGCTAATCCGCTGATCAAGCTGGTAGTTTGCGCACTGCTGGTTCTGACGGCGTTCAATGCATACGGCGCTGATCCGGCCAATGGCGGGTTCGAGGACGGCTTGACCGGCTGGCCGGAGGGACAGGCGGGCGTCAGTCTCTCGAGCAACGCGCACGGCGGCACCAATGCACTCAGTCTGGCCGCGGACACCAACACTGTGCAGGTTTCATCTCCGTTGTTCGCCGTAACACCCCACGCCAGTTACCGGCTGACATCGTTTGTCAAGCAAACTCGAGGTGAAGGTGATTACCAGGTGACCATTGCGTGGCTGACTGCTCAGGAAAAGGTGGTCGGTTACGACAACGACTGGTTCGGGCAGGACAAACCGCGCGAGTACACGCGGCACGGCACCATATACACAGCTCCGCTGGAAGCGCGGCGCTGCCGGATTCTGCTCGGCGTTGCGCCGGGAGTGGCGTGCCTTTTTGATGATGTGGCGCTGGAGCTTGCCGCACCTGCGCCTGCGCTTCGTTTCAAGGCCGTCTGGCTCGATGCCGCGGGCGCGGCCATTCGCACGGACGAGCCGGAGCAAGTTGGACCGTCGAAGGTCTCTCCGCAGCACCCCGCTCTACAAAAGGGCGAGGGAGGCGGAGCTCAGCATGTAACCTGGGAGGGCACGGGCGGCACGCCAGTGTCGCCTGCGCCCGCCTGCTCGCTCAAGAGCAGTGTGCTGACCGTGAACGAACTCCAGTACTACACGCTCAGCGCCCGGGCCAAGGTTGGGAAAGAACATGCGCTGCAGTCGTTTCACGCCGACTTTTTCGCCCCGCGTGGCGCGGCTCAGTTGAGCATAACCGCCGAAATGGACGGCGCGTGTTCCATCAAGGAAACCAGCCTCTGCCAATCGTCCGTCTTGTACCCTCGTCTGGATGCGCGCCCATATCGCGTTTGGATGTGCCCTGATTTCCGCACTGACCCCAATCCGCTGTTTCCAACAAACGCGCCGTGGGCCGAAGCGCGTGGCGCATTGGCGGTCTTCAAGATGCATATGCGTGTGCTTGCACTCAAGGACGCTCATGGCGAATGGAAACGGCCATGGAACCTCGATGTCCCGAAACTGGTGCAGTTTCTGCGCGCGGCGGACAAACCGCTGGCGCTGGAGGCAGCGGGCATCTACGGCGAACTGGGCGAAGATATCGGGATCAGGTCTGCCGATCGTGAACTCGAGTTGCTTGATCGCGTATATGCGGCTGGCGGACGCATCGCTTCGCTTGGACTGGACGATCCCATCAGCCGCGTGTTGAAGGGCGGGCGCAAGCCGGGTGAAGGCGGTGCCTATGGCAATCCGCAGCTACCTCTGGCCAAGGCCATCGCGCAGTTGGTTGCGTACTTCAAGCGCATCCACGAGAAACATCCGGAAATCGAGATCGGCATCATCCCCAACACCGTCTGGTGGGACTTCGAGAAGCATCAGTCATATTTTGGCCAAGGATCGTGGTCGGCCGGTTCAGGCTACGAACTGACCCAGGTGCTCGACGAGTTGTTGAAGGCCCTCGATGCTGCCGGCGAGCGGCTTGCATTCATCCACATCGACACTCCCTACGATTATCTTACCGCGACCCACTCGCCGCTGGTTTCAACGCCGCTCAACGCGACCGCGAAAATTCTCGCGATAGAAAAGTATTGCCGCCGCCACGGCATCCGCTTTGGCCTGATTTACAACTCCGAGGCGAGGCGCACGCACAGCGAAGCGCAGTATGGAGAGGAGACGCTGAAGGCCCTCCACCTTTACCGTGCCGCGGGCGGACAGCCGGACGACCTGATTGTCGAGAGTTGGTACGACTTCACCAAAACGCTGTTGCCGGAGACCAATCCCGTGTCGCTGACGCGCCTGACGCTGGACGTCGCCCGACAGGCCGGGCTGCTGTATCCGCACTCGGCGGGCCGTTCAATAAACTCGATTCCGGGTCCGCGGCGATGAACATTTGCCCGATCAATCATCCCCCCTTTTTCCCGCCCTCCGGTCCGGCCGCTAGAACGCCGCCGCTTTCTGGCGTGCCTCGGCCACCGCGGCTGCAAGCACCTTCTCAGCCGCGTCGGGCCCTTCCGCGGCGGTCGGCTCGACGAGAATCACGCCGACTTTCTCGATGCCGATGAACCCCAGGACGGCTTTCAGGTAGGGCAGTTGAAAATCCATCGCCGCGGCCGGCGTGCCGGACTCATAGCGCCCGCCGCGCGCGAGGATGAGCAGACAAGGCTTTCCGCGCATGAGCCCCTCGACCTTTCCCTGCGGCGTATAGCGGAACGTTTCGCCCGGCTGAACGATGACGTCGATGTAATGCTTCAGGGGATAGGGAAGGGCGAAGTTCCACATCGGGGAGGAGACCAGGAGTTTGTCGGCCTTTTTGAATCGGCGGATGGTTTCGGTGACCCGAGCCCAGGCCTTGGCCTGGTCGGCGGTCGGGGCTTGGCCGCCGAGGATTTGCATCTTGGCGCCGGCGGCCTCGCCGCGGAACTCGATCGGCGGGCGGGCCGCCAGGTCGAGCGTCTCGATCGTGTCGGCGGGATGCGTTTTCGCGTAGGCCTCGAGAAACGCCCGGGCCGTGCGAATGGAAAACGACTCGTCCCCGCGCGGGGACGCCTGAACGTGCAGGATGTGGGCCATGCCGGGCCTCCTTTTGTCTGGGCGACTCTCTATTCTATCCGCTGCTTGAGGGTGAGGCTATGCGTTTTCGCGTCTCAACTCGGGCGTGGCGGGGGGCGGGCGCGAGCGGGTAGGATGGTGCGGCGTCGGCGGCATCGGAGGATTCGACTATGCGCTACGCGGTGCGATGCGGGGCGGCGGTTCTGGTTTTGCTCGTTGCGTCGGCGGCGGAGGGCGAGGTCCGCGTCCCCGTGACGGCCGACAACTCCATCGTCCTGGTGGACGGGGAGTATCACCTCAACGCGGGCGCCGAACCGCGCATCCGCATCAAAGACGCCGCGCCGCTACGGGGGCGACTCGTCCGGTCGGCGATGCTCGTTTGCCGGCGCGTGGACCACGAGATAAGCGGCGTGACGCTTTCGACGATCTCGGCCGACTGGGACGAGATGAAGTCCAACGCCCTTACGTCCGGCGTCCAGCGCGAGGAAGGGTGGGCGTGGCCGGGGGCGCCGTTCCCGGCCGTGACGGGGGGCAATAGTTTCTCGCTCGTCTCGCAGGCGCGAAGCGCGCTCCAGGACGGCGCGTACCATTGGGAAGTGGCGCCCGACCTTATTCATGCGATCGCGATCGGGGCGGCCCACGGCCTCGCGATCCACGAATGGGTCGCGGACTATTCGCGCAACCCGCGGATCTACTCGCGCGAGGAGCGCGGCAAGGAACCTTACCTGGTGGTCGAGTTCGGCGGGACGGAGCCGAAGCCCGACCCGCCGACGGACCTCCGCGTGGCGGACAACGGGGACGCCGACGGGATGCGGCTGCACCTGCGCGGACCGAGGAACGGCTTTGCGTACGAGGTGACGGTCGGCGGGAAGGCGCTGCCGCGGTGGAACATTCCGTTCGTCGCGCCGGGCCGGGAGCAGGTGATTTTGGTCCGCGACCTGGGGCTTGCGCCCGGCGCACGGGTGGCGATTTCGGTCGTGACGCTCAGCCGCACGGGCGAAAAGAGCCGGCCGGTTTCGCTGACGGCCACGGTTCCGAATCCGAAGCCGCCGCCGATGCTGAGCGTCCCCGCCGCTTCCGCCGCCAAGTCCGTGTTCAGGGACCTCTGCGTCATCCCGGTGCTCGACAAGTACGACGCGGCGGGCAATCCGGTCGGGGATTTGCCGGCGGATTACCAGACGCGGAACGGCGTGTTTGACGGCGGGACGATTCGCCTCGCGGCCGCGCGGGGCGAGGTCGTGGGGTTCCAGGCGCTCCTCAAGGGCAAGGGCGCGGTGACGCTGGCGTGCGAGTTGCCGGGGATTCGGACCGAGATGCGCCGCGCCGTTTACGTCGCGTCGGAGGGAGGGCGGCGGATTCCGGATCCGCTCGTGCCGTTCGAGCGGCTGGACCTTTCGCCCGACGCCTGGACGCCGGTCGTCGTGGACGTCTTCGTGCCGTTCGACTTCGCGCGGGAACGCGTCGCGGGTTCGCTCAAGGTGTCGGACGGGCGGACGGTGCCAATAGCGCTTACGGTCCGGCGGTTTGCGATTCCGCGCGAGGCGAGTTTCCTCTGCGAGATGAACTCTTACGGATTGCCGGACAAGGTGAGCGAATTCTATCGGCTCCAGGAGATCGCGTACGACCACCGGGTGCACGCGAACATCCTTTATTACTCGCACAGCACCGCCGCGCCGGGGGCCCGCAAGTGCAACCTGGACATGGTGATGCCGAACGGCCGGCGGATGGACGAGAAGCGCTACAACGCGATCGAGCCCGGTGCGGCGCGCGGATACTGGGACGATTTTGTGGCCGTCTTCGGCCCGTACCTTTCGGGGAGTTATTTTAAGAACGGCCACCGGGGCCCGGTCCCGGCGCCGGGGTTCTATCTCGCGTTCCACGAGAGTTGGCCGCTGAACGTGCGCGCCTATTTCAACGGCAACGCGGACGCGTACGAGGCGTTCAAGGGCCGGCCGGAGTATGCTGAGACGTTCGTCAACATTCTCAAGGATTTTCTGGGCGTGGCGGAGCGCGAGGGCTGGACGCGGACGGGGTTCCAGATCTACCTCAATAATAAAGGAAGCCTGAACGAGCGTGAGAAGAATCCGTGGATTCTGGACGAGCCGACAGCGTACTGGGATTACCGGGCGCTGGCGTATTACGCGGACCTCGTGAAGCGCGCCAAGGGGCCGGAGCCGCACGCGACCGTGCGGTACCGCATCGACATCTCGCGCCCGGAGTTCGACCGCGGCCAACTCGAGGGCAAGGCGGACCTCTGGGTCGTCAGCACGGACGCCCTGCGGCAATACGGTTGGCTCGTGGCGGACCGGACCGAGCGGACGGGCGAAAGGATCTGGATGTACGGCTCGACGAGCCGCGTGGAGGAATCGAACCGCCAGACCGCCCGGTGGGTGCTCGAGGCGTACCGCGCGGGCGCGTCGGGCATCGTGCCGTGGCAGACGATTAACAAGGACGGCTCGGCGCTGCGGCAGGCGGACACGCTGGGCCTTTTCATCTTCGAGCCGAAAGGCGACGGGCCGGCCGCCATCCATCCCTCGATGCGCCTGAAAGCCTACCGCGAGGCGGAGCAGACGATCGAGTACCTGGAAATCCTGCGTCGTCGGCTCGCGCTCACGCCGGGGCAGACGCGCGAGTTCGTGGACCATTACGTCGGCGGCGAGAAGGGCGCGTCGGCGGAGGCGTGGCGGGCCCTCCGCGAAGGGGTCGCCGAACTCATCGAGTCCCGCACGGAGCGCGGCGGGTCGTAGCGGCCGGCGGGCACTTTTGCTTTTGACGGGAGCGAGCCCGAGCGCCTATAGTCGGCGTGGCGGGGCGCGCTCTTTCCGGCGGTGATGGGGGGCAACAGTTTCGCGCTCGTCTCGCAGGCGCGAAGCGCGCTCCAGGACGACGCGTACCATTGGGAAGTGGCGCCCGACCTTATTCATGCGATCGCGATCGCGGCGGCGCCGGGGCCGAGAACTTCTTCTCCAGCAACCATTGCCATTCCCACTCGCCCTTCCACTCACGGGTATACGTGCCGTCCGGGTTGCGGGTGATCTTGAAGTTGGCCCGCGTGCGGTAGGCGGCCCGCAGGCGGTCACCGGTGATCTGGATGACGAAAAAGCCCGCCGTCAGGTTCCCGTCGTTGATGCAGGTCCACTTCTTCGTTTCGCCTTCCGGGGCCCATTCGCGGGTGCCGGTGCCCGTGTGGCCGTACAGGTAGAGGATGACGTTGTAATCCTTGGCGGCGTCGTAGGCGTCTTTCCAGTCGTCGGCGACCCACCAGTCGGTGTCGAAGCCGGCGTGGCTCATCAGGACGACCGGCCAGCCGCTCGTGCCGACCTTCTTGGCCAGGTCCTCCTTGAGGAACGCGAGCGACCCCTGCGGGTCGTGCCACACGGGCGAATAGCGGACGCTCTCGCGCTGCTTGTCGGCCGGATAGAAGTTGAGTTGCACGAAGTGCACGTCGTCCCAGTCCCACGAGTAATGGAGGCCGTTGGCCGAGACGTTCGAGATGAGGCCTTTGGCCAGACGGACCCGGTTGCGCCGCTTGAGTTCGGCCTGGAAACTGAAGGTCCCCTTGGTCTTGCCCTCGGGCGGGCCGTCGTGGTTGCCCCAGCCCTCGAAGACGGGGAATTTCAGCGCGCCGTCCGTGCCGTCGAGGCCGACGTCGGCCAGGAAGGCCTTGTACTGTTCCTCGGAGACGTTGCGGCCGTCCTGGGCGCGGTCGCCATCGTCGATGCAGTCGCCCAGCAGGAGCACGCCGCGCGGCCGGGCGATGGGGCCGCCGCCTAGTTTCTCGGGCCACGCCAGGTCCGTGACGGCGTTGATCTGGAGGATGGTCTCGTGGTCCCACTCGTTCCAGGTCTTGGCCTCGGCGGCCTTGTAGTGCGAGTCGGAGGTGGAGATGAAGGTGAAGTTGCGCGCAGCGGGGGGCGCGGGCGGGGCGGGGGTCTCGGCGGACCACGCGCGGGCGGCGAGGGCCGACAGCATCAGCAGGGCGACAAGCAGCGGTTTCTTTGGCGACAAGGCAAGTTCCTTGACTGTCGGAATAAAGTGTTCAAAAACGCATCGAAGCAGTTCCGGGGACAGGATACAATGGCATTAAGTTAAGGGTTTTCGGGCAGTTTCCAAATGGGTGGAGGCCGGCAGAACCGGGCCGCAAGGCAGCACCAAGGCCATTCGGCGGCTGGTGCGCCTGCCTTCGAATGCCATTGGGGACAGGATACTTATCTCCGAAGAATACAGGCAGCCACCGGTTGCCCCGCCGGGTGACGTGATGCGGGTTACCCGCAGCGACCGTCCTGGCCAGGCGTGCCATGGTGCCAACGTACCCGCCCGGCGGCGGGCTGTCAACTCAATTCAGTATATTCAAACGCGGAGTTCCGGGGACATGGTACTTATCTCCTGACGGCGTCACCCTCGGTGGGGTACAGCCGTTCATGTGCCACGGCCCGCCTGGGTGGGCCGTGGTGGACGATTCCGTTGGTCCTTATGGCTTCAGGTTGTTTCGCAGGGTCTGCCGCACCCCTGGCACGCAATGACGAGCGATGGCCGGCGAGGCGGGTAAGAATATCCTCCTTGCCGCGGAAGTGATTTACGACCGGCCGGGCGATGAGCTTCCGAAACTCTACGCTGTCTTTCCCTACCGGCTCTATGCGGTGGGAAGTCCGGATTTGGACATCGGACGCCGGACCTTTGAAAAATTCGTGCCGCCCCAACCGCTGAGCGTCTATCCTTTCGAGGGGAGGATTGGTAGTTGGCGGCAAACCCCCATCCAGGCCGCGTTGTCCAATGACCAGTGGCTCCAACTCGATTTCACTGAGCCCACAACCATTAACGAATTCAGGATCAAAGAGGATGCATCCTCTTCGATCATCCGCTATGTAATCGAGTGCTGGGACGCCAATGACTCCCGATGGGTGGGTTGCTTCAACGGCAGGACCATCGGTCCCGACTTCATCGCGCCGATCGTCAGCCGGACTACGCAGAAGGCGCGGCTGTTCATCATGAGGACAACCGGAGGCAATCCGGCCATTTGCTCATTCGAGGCATACAACGACACCACCGGCGAGGTCTTCAACGTCCCAGTTGGCGGTGTGCCACCAACGCGCCCCGGCAAGTGATAGCCGCGCCTTGAGGGATTTCGGCCACACAGCACGGCAAAGAAGAGGGGGGCCGTCCTGGCGGTTGCGCACCAGCCCTTTCGGGTTTTCAAATAGAAACGCCATGACGACCGACCGCTCATCTTTCCAGGCGATCCTCGCCATCGTGCCGCCGGGCGCTTTTGCTTTTGACAAGGGCGCGGCGCTGAACCTATATTCTTCTCGATGCGGCGAGCGGCCGCGGAACCTCTGGTCAGGAGCGGATCATGGCGAGGAAACGTTTCGTCGGGCTCGCAGTCCTGGGACTTGCGTTTCTGTCGGCCTCGTTGGCGGGATGTTCGAGCGGGTCGCCCGAGCCGGGACGGTACTACAAGAAACAGGAAGGGTTCTCCATCCGGT
Above is a genomic segment from Planctomycetota bacterium containing:
- a CDS encoding glycoside hydrolase family 97 C-terminal domain-containing protein — translated: PENVVSNPAREFLKNLPAAWDDIRFIDGEPGKFAVVARRKGGDWWIAGINADVPREIALKLDFLKEGTYRTTLYHDGKPASPDAGAKDLPFVADPVEINAGKPLTVQMPAGGGFGMVLKDSAKK
- a CDS encoding NAD(P)H-dependent oxidoreductase; its protein translation is MAHILHVQASPRGDESFSIRTARAFLEAYAKTHPADTIETLDLAARPPIEFRGEAAGAKMQILGGQAPTADQAKAWARVTETIRRFKKADKLLVSSPMWNFALPYPLKHYIDVIVQPGETFRYTPQGKVEGLMRGKPCLLILARGGRYESGTPAAAMDFQLPYLKAVLGFIGIEKVGVILVEPTAAEGPDAAEKVLAAAVAEARQKAAAF
- a CDS encoding metallophosphoesterase, whose protein sequence is MSPKKPLLVALLMLSALAARAWSAETPAPPAPPAARNFTFISTSDSHYKAAEAKTWNEWDHETILQINAVTDLAWPEKLGGGPIARPRGVLLLGDCIDDGDRAQDGRNVSEEQYKAFLADVGLDGTDGALKFPVFEGWGNHDGPPEGKTKGTFSFQAELKRRNRVRLAKGLISNVSANGLHYSWDWDDVHFVQLNFYPADKQRESVRYSPVWHDPQGSLAFLKEDLAKKVGTSGWPVVLMSHAGFDTDWWVADDWKDAYDAAKDYNVILYLYGHTGTGTREWAPEGETKKWTCINDGNLTAGFFVIQITGDRLRAAYRTRANFKITRNPDGTYTREWKGEWEWQWLLEKKFSAPAPPRSRSHE